Proteins from a single region of Planctomycetota bacterium:
- a CDS encoding sigma 54-interacting transcriptional regulator: MKTGKRLSDYLERIKASNTRRDYRISQRIGEWCLKNIAHLTGSPNEKYLLYYRLGYAYYQLMDYSRSIDSFYKATLVAVKDHLPPVELFDASLILGHSFIGIRATGQALRQFQKAERYYRTYQYQFGTTKQSEYFSLFLGQAYCFLLQNDLSVVWEILERKLSPILSSVSNKGFLIDYYHLKGEYEVANKQYAPARQSFQQVVALSDELHLERSGLEAQIHLAMIDLVAGQLETAWVLLSRINRTARALKFDDMTCESILLLGKYYLLEDQPTHAARLEKQIKPLLKKVDIVWLYEKIREFDEFYWKLKLPEKNNTPSIPKIITQTINQHYVTSAGKDMVIGNSAAMRETWQLVEKIALTDLPVLIQGETGTGKELIANAIHANSQRVNKTYLPFNCGAFPETLIESTLFGHAKGAFTGATEEKKGYIELASGGTLFIDEIGNMSPSMQQKLLRVMEEKLLWKVGGQKPIPVDTRFIFASNQDIEQMVKNKLFREDLFYRINTIVINLPPLRDRKDDILLLTQRFLAKYRSLKTNNQQLTTNNLNISPSALALLVAYSWPGNVRELENEIKRICVLYPDAKTITETMLSETIRTYRGTTSFSCSGRILKDATRDFQKRFIQNAIQKHPANLTVVARELGLTRWGFYKKMRELKISTDRRESGQK, from the coding sequence ATGAAAACCGGAAAAAGATTATCCGATTATCTGGAACGGATAAAAGCCTCGAATACACGGCGTGATTATCGGATATCCCAACGGATAGGCGAATGGTGTCTGAAAAATATTGCTCACCTCACCGGTTCTCCCAACGAAAAATACCTCTTGTATTACCGTTTGGGGTATGCTTATTACCAATTAATGGATTACTCCCGTTCGATTGATTCCTTTTATAAAGCCACACTTGTCGCCGTTAAAGACCATTTACCGCCGGTGGAATTATTTGATGCTTCCTTAATACTGGGTCATAGTTTTATTGGTATCCGTGCCACCGGGCAGGCGCTTCGGCAATTCCAGAAAGCCGAGCGGTATTACCGGACATATCAATATCAATTCGGCACCACCAAACAATCAGAATATTTCAGCCTTTTTCTCGGGCAGGCTTATTGCTTTTTACTCCAAAATGACCTGTCGGTCGTCTGGGAGATTCTGGAGAGAAAGTTATCTCCCATTTTGTCATCGGTTAGTAATAAGGGATTTCTGATTGATTATTACCATCTTAAAGGGGAATATGAAGTCGCCAATAAACAGTATGCCCCGGCGCGGCAGTCTTTTCAGCAGGTTGTTGCCTTAAGCGACGAGCTTCATCTCGAGCGCAGTGGCCTGGAAGCCCAAATCCATCTGGCAATGATTGACTTAGTCGCCGGCCAATTAGAAACAGCTTGGGTCTTATTATCCCGGATTAACCGAACCGCCCGGGCGCTTAAATTTGATGATATGACCTGTGAATCCATCCTGCTTTTAGGCAAGTACTATTTATTAGAAGACCAGCCGACACACGCCGCGAGGTTAGAAAAGCAAATAAAACCACTCTTAAAGAAAGTGGATATTGTCTGGTTATACGAAAAGATCAGAGAATTTGATGAGTTTTATTGGAAATTGAAACTTCCTGAGAAAAATAATACGCCGTCCATCCCGAAAATTATTACTCAAACTATCAATCAGCATTACGTTACCTCCGCCGGTAAAGATATGGTTATCGGTAATTCTGCGGCGATGAGAGAAACATGGCAATTAGTTGAGAAAATTGCCCTGACAGATTTACCGGTATTAATTCAGGGGGAAACCGGAACAGGCAAAGAACTTATTGCCAATGCTATACATGCAAATAGCCAACGTGTAAATAAAACCTACCTTCCTTTTAATTGCGGAGCGTTTCCAGAAACACTTATAGAAAGCACACTTTTCGGCCATGCCAAAGGCGCTTTTACCGGGGCAACCGAAGAGAAAAAAGGCTATATTGAACTCGCTTCAGGCGGCACACTTTTTATAGATGAAATTGGTAATATGTCTCCGTCTATGCAGCAAAAATTACTTCGGGTTATGGAAGAAAAACTTCTCTGGAAAGTGGGCGGACAAAAACCTATTCCGGTTGATACCCGCTTTATCTTCGCCAGCAATCAGGATATTGAGCAGATGGTCAAAAACAAATTATTCCGTGAAGACTTATTCTATCGTATCAATACTATTGTGATTAACTTACCGCCCTTGCGCGACCGTAAAGATGACATCCTTCTACTAACCCAGCGCTTCCTCGCTAAATATAGGTCTCTTAAAACTAACAACCAACAACTAACTACTAACAACTTAAATATTTCTCCCAGCGCTTTAGCGCTTCTGGTTGCTTATTCATGGCCTGGGAATGTAAGAGAGCTTGAAAACGAGATAAAACGTATTTGTGTTTTATACCCTGATGCTAAAACAATTACAGAAACAATGCTTTCTGAAACAATCAGAACTTATCGGGGGACAACCTCGTTTAGTTGCTCTGGCCGAATACTCAAAGACGCAACCCGTGATTTCCAGAAGAGGTTTATCCAAAATGCCATCCAAAAACACCCGGCTAACCTTACGGTGGTCGCCCGGGAATTGGGGCTTACCCGTTGGGGATTCTATAAGAAAATGAGGGAGCTCAAAATCTCTACGGACCGGAGAGAAAGTGGACAAAAATAG